The nucleotide window GGTTGACAATGTTCTACAAGGAAGACTTCCTAGATATGAAGATGTGAAAGAGCTGAAATACTTGATGAGATGCATACATGAATCATTGCGACTTTACCCTCACCCTCCAGTATGTTTCAATGTCTTTCTCTTTATTTTGTGGGTATACCTATTTGTCCAAAAATCATCACTTTTTAAGATCCATAGGTGTTGATAAGGCGTGCTCAAGTTGATGATGTGCTTCCTGGAGATTATAAGGTCAATGCTGGTCAAGATATAATGATATCCGTGTATAATATACACCGGtcaccacaggtatgcattggatTCCAATGTTGCTTATATCTCTTGTTATAAAAACTAGTGGGGGCATTTAATAACCATCAAGCTTTTATCTTTTATCAGCTTAGACTGTTTTTGGTACCTGTTGAGTTTCTTCTTTGGGCATTATATTGATAGTAGGGGGTTGTGATGATTGTGCTATGTAAAGATTACTGTATCTGTCTTATTGACGTACTGCTTGTGATGCCAACATTATCCCTATGATCGATCTATATCATGTTGGCATACATGTTGTAGCACAAGGTATGCTGCTGCTGATGGTGATCTTAAAGATTTAATCTGAAAGAAAGTTATGAAGCTATTATTGGAAAGAAGCATCCTTGTGTTAGGACACAGATAATCTCCCTTTTAATGATAAAATACTTGATGTTCCAAGTAGTCTCAATTAAATCTTTTGCTGGGTCTCACACTGCTGAGAATCAAGCCTTCCATCTTCCCTTAGATAATGGGTCAGTTTTAGATCCTGGAGAATTGGGGAAAATGGGTATCAATTTTTGTGGGATTTGGTTTTGATTCTAGTGAGATCCTGTTTTACCACTCTATCAAATATTTAtactttataataaaatattttgtattTTCTGTGTTTCTTTCTTTGACTTGCTGAGTTGGATGCTAGATGTGCCTAAATCAGACTCTTGTGCACATGTCCATGCAACAGCTGGTGGAGATTTCTAGAATTAGAACAGGTTCACTTATGTAGAGATCAAAATTTTTAAGCCTTTCCAAAGGGAAGGAGTACTATGAGGAGTTCACTTATATTATCCGGGAAGGTTTATGAAAGAAAGTAGAGAGTAAAGGGAATATTCCAATAAACTTCTCTATAGTCATTTTGAGTTTGGGTGGCTAAATTAATCGATTTGACCATACACCAAGGTTTACTGTTCTATTATTGTGCTTTCATCTGAAGTTTCCTTTTGGTTATGAGATAAAGAATTGCCGTCTCAAGTATTATGCATCTGATGGTCTTGGATTGGCACTACATAAGATATTCTGCTCCTGCATGCCATGTCTGTGTTGGTTTGCGTGCACCAAGTTTATATAGAGGTGTGGATCATGAAACTCTCTGTAGTTCCAAAAACCTGGCTATAACATGATTAGCAATGAGCAACATGGCCAGTATGGAAATTTCTGCCTAAGAAGCACAAACACGTGCTTTTGGTGGACGTGTCCATGTCTGACACATGTTGGACATGTATTCAATGTTGTCATGCCTAGACATGTGTTCGACACATATACAGccatgccttttttatttattttcatttctgCTTGTGGGATATGGCATTGCTCCCGCTTTGCTTCCACGTGCTTTGTCACATCGCCCTCGCATGTAGTGCTGCATTCATGTGGCCCTCACGCAAAGGTCATCTACTTTGGATTTTTGCGTGGAGACGGATCGTTGGTGTCGTAGGGAAGGAAATCTAAAGAGAAATTTGGAGATCGTTGCAAGGAAACATATATTAATTATTTCTGAagattgttaaatattatttgatatactcaatctttattttggatacttacgtttagattattttaattattttaacctgtatgatgatatttatttgttcacatTGCTGAGTTTGTAAAATTCAggtataaatactataaaactcatATTAATTGaacattatatatattaaaaaaatatttatgtcctTGCCATGTCCAtgtcctaattttttttaaaatgacaTGTTGCCATGTCCATGTCCCATGTCCATGCCTGTGCTGCTTAGATTTCTGCTTGAACGAATTGCTAATAAGTCTGCTAATCAGGGTAACTTTTTTGTTTTGAATGTCTTTTTTCTCCTCTTCAAAGTGAGGCTACGTTGCTATTCACTTCCCTATTTGGGCTTTCTTGTATTGTATGTTGAGCTCCTTTTACTGAAGTGGCAGCATTTTACTTTGAAGACAGGGTCCCATGAGACGGACTGCACTTACCAAAGTTTAGAGAAACTGTTGCCTTTGGTAGATTTAATACTTATCATTCTTTGTTTATATTTTCTGTactttgtattttttatttgtcACCACAACATCATGATCTGCTTTTACCTTTGTTCTCCCTCTATCTGGTACAgtttttagaaaatataaaagaGTTCTATATGTTAGACTACTTATGtgttcattttacttcatgctcATGTTCACTTGTTAGGTTTGGGAGAAGGCAGAAGAATTTTGTCCAGAAAGATTCAATTTAGAAGGACCAATTCCAAATGAGACAAATACTGACTTCAGGTCTACCATTTGTCTATACTTCCTTGATGAACTTCATACGATCCAAAATAGCTAGTAAATTAACCTCATTGAGCCATATTGGCTACTCCAGCTTTGTCATGAGAACTGTCAAGTTGTTGCTGCTGATAGATCATTTCGTCATGGTTGTCTTTTGACTCTGTCAATGTTGCTAGATTTATCCCTTTCAGTGGAGGACCACGTAAGTGTGTTGGTGATCAATTTGCTTTGCTGGAAGCAATCGTGGCTCTTGCCATCTTCCTGCAACATATGGAGTTTGAACTTGTTGCTGATCAAAAGATTAGCATGACAACTGGAGCAACTATTCATACAACTAATGTGAGGACCTGACAACCTTTCCTGCACATTTATTGCTTCATTAACCTGTATAGAGAAAATTCAATACAAATTTACGTTTAGTCAAACAGTATTGTGCCTATAATATGTAGTCTAAGCTCTTTTACAAGTCAAAATTAAATGAAGTGCATATCCTCCAACAAAGAACTTATGATTTTACAAGTGTTCATTTATCAATGAAAACCATCTCTTTTTCATTAATATAAGTTTGGAAAACTTCCTTAATAGGAACACTCAACTGTACTTTCTGAATCGTAAAAGCTCAGTAAACCTGCTTTTGTGTAGGGCTTGTATATGACGCTAAGTCCAAGGAAAAAGCAGCATGATCATGGTCCATCCTTGAGGTAACTGATTATGCCAACATGTTGCATTACCTTTATTTCTGTAGCATCGTAAGATCAAGATTGTTATTGTTTTCTTTGTCTGTTTCACAAAGATAATTTGTTATTTTCATGTAAGTAAGCACTTCAGGGTAATGACAACTTATGTATAGCTCTAGACTACTACATAATGTACagaaatattataatgataaagTTGGTGAAAAGATCTCAATAATTTATGAGAGATTACTTTTAACAAGTTCGATGTTAGGAAGTCTATTTCTTAAACTAGAATAGGAATCGTAGAGAAGATAAAACTTGAACAAAAGGATTTGATGAATAAAACGAATTATATTGGAAATGTTGCTATGATTAAAGTGACTATGGTTGAGAAAGAAATTGGAAGAACAGATAGGTTATATAGAAATGAAGTGTATGATTGAAAATAAGAATTAGAATAACAAATACAACAAAATGAGATGAATCAAaggtgattttgattaaatggttATGTTGTACCATCCTTCTTTTATTTCTCAGGAGTCTTGAACCAAAAGTTTGCATACACATGGTACACTTTATAATGAGAAGTCCAGAAAACATAAATGCTTGCCGCTGAAGAAAACAATATCTGAAccatcaagaacatgggattaacACAAAGGATTAAAGTGTGTGAAGCTGTTAAAAGATATTTTACCATGAGTTTACTGATGCATAATGAGATCATAATTTGACTCCTGAAGAAACTCTTCATAGTGCGACTGATATGAATAATTTCCTTAGATGTAGCGTGTCAGGTTGATGGCTTAAGCATGGGATTGAGGCTGGAAGACGGTACTCAGAAGTACTGGTCAACTCATGAAGAATTCCAATATGCTATGCTCAAATGTGGAAGCACACCAACACATTTTTGCGCCAGGCAACATTGTCTGGTTCAACCATTGAGCTCAACTCATGCAAAGATACTAAAACACCTGTATGCTGAACCCACCATTCTCAACCTTCTTATGTTCTTTCTTTCTGTAATGTGCATGGTCTGTGATGTGAAGAGGATGAATAATTGATATGAAGGTTTTGGTAGTTTTGACTCTATTTGTGGATCTAAATGAGTGGGCCTGTAGAACAGGTTCAGGAAAATTGTAGCCAAGTCTGTCTACATGAACAATTAATCGTACAAGAAGAGCAATAATTACTTGGATGATCAAAATTATTATAAGCTAAACTAATGCATCTCGAGaaacattctcctttttgttcacTACATCTGGTTTGCCTTTTTTCTATTGCCAAATCAATCAGGACAAATTTACAACTTCTGCAGATATGTGCATAACTTGTCATGCATATGTAGGCATGTTCTTTTACTCAACTTGCCTATATTCTTGCTGTGCATGTATTTAATAAAGGATAATTTGATCGGTCGATCATTATTGTGACCCGTAGAATCATGAGGAATTATCAGTTTTATGTGATGGGTATATTCGTACGGTTTTATCCGTTTTGATCGATGCAGGTACTTGCATAATTTTATCTTTCCGAAGCATGTGAATTCCAAAAGATGTATATGAGAATAAGGGAGGATTTCAAAAGACAtctatgagagtaagagagatttGACAGAACTTATAAATATCATATAGGTATGTATATGTCATTATCGTATCTATATTAAGACTGTCTAGAATTATAATACGCTTTATAAAACTAAAATGTCATATTTTTTTGGTAAAAGTTGTCTGATTATTGAGGAGTCCTTAGATCACAACTCGCTCTCATCACtggtaaaaaaaaaatcccatttcagaaaaagaaaagaaaagaaatgaactTAGCTTTAAATTGATAGAGTTTTGGAACCATAGCAACATCAGTGCCTATTTTTATTTTAGTTCAATGGATAAAACACCACAGTGTAATCAAACAAAATAATCTTCAATGATGCTCGTGTAATATCTTTTCAATGTTGTTTTAGTAGTTTTGTAATAGTTATGAATACTCCATAAGAAATGAAACACGAAACGGATGATGATTCAATTTCACGTATTTTAAAGACCCGTAGTCGTTCGCGTTCAATAGCTCATATCATTCGCCTCCACGAGCCCACCTCTCCCACGATCACCGCAGCAGGCGGAGTTCGTGCGGACCGCAGGCGCTCCTCTCCTCCACCGACCGACGCGCGGAGACCACTCCCGACatgcctcctcctccaccactccCTTCGTTGACTCTTCCATCCTGCCTCTTCCATATCGTCCGACCGCAACCGATGACACCACAATGGCGACGCCGATCGCGGCCTAATTGTTCAATCCGCTCGACAACTCCATCATCGCCTACATTTTCATGGCTATCCCCTCCGTTTCCCTCGCGATACTGCTCCTCGCCCTCCGATTCCTCCTCGCGTGGGATCCCAGGGCGACCACCGTGACCGCCATCAGATCGGGCGGCCTCCCGCAGAAAGCTGGCGCCGCTGGTTCTGGCGCGAGCGATCGGCCCGAGTGCAACGGCCGCCGGATCTACATCCGCGAGCTTCCGAGCCGCTTCAACACCGACCTTCTCGCCACCTGCGACGACTTCCCCATCCTCTTCGAGATCCGGGAGCAGCCGGAGAAGAGCATCATCCCCTTCCTCGCGAACCATGGACTGGGGCCCCGCACCCACAACCGCTCCCGCTCCTGGTACCGCACCGAGCCCCTCTTCCTTGAGCTCTTCTTCCACCGCCGCATGCTCGAGTACCCCTGCCTCACCGCCGATCCCGTCGCCGCTGACGCAATCTTCGTCCCCTACTACACCGGCCTCGCCGCTCTCCCCTTCCTCTACTCCCCCGCCCAATGGAACTTCTCCGCCCTTCACGGCCGCGACCTCGCCAAATGGCTCATCCGCCGCGATCGGTCCGCCATCTGGTCCCGCTTCGGTGGTCACGACCACTTCCTCGCCGTTGCCGGCTTCGCCTCGGATTTCGACAACGACCCAGCTCAGACCCCACTATGGGGTACCGCCTTTCTCGGCCTACCCGAATTCTACAACCTCACCGTCTTCACCTTCGAGTCCCGCGCCTGGTCCCTGCAGGAGCATGCTGTCCCGCCCCCGACCTCCTTCCACCCCGCCAACCTCGCTCGCCTCGACGCCTGGCTCGCCcgtgctcgccgctcccgccgtTCCACTCTAATGCTCTTTGCCGGCGGGGCCGCTCCCGGGAGCGGCCGACCCAACGTCGTCTCGAGCATCCACGCCGAGTGCGAGCTCCGCCACGACCTCTGCGAACTCGTCGACTGCTCCGGGGGCGTCTGCATCCACGACCCCGCCCGTTTCATGCGCCCCATGCTCCGCGCGCGGTTCTGCCTCCAGCCGCCGGGCGAAACTCCGACGCGCCGGTCCACCTTCGACGGCATCCTCGCAGGGTGCATCCCGGTGTTCTTCGAGGAGGCATCGGCGGCGAGTCAGTTCGGGTGGCACCTACCGCGCCGCAGGTACGATGAGTTCTCCGTGCTGATACCCAAGGAGGAGGTGATGTTCGGGGGGCAGCGGATCGCGGACGTCCTGGAGGCGATACCCCCGGCGCGAGAGCGGCGGATGAGGGAGGCGGTGCTGGAGCTGGCGCCGGGCGTCATGTACCGGCGGCACGGGAGCTCGGCGGCGCTGCGGGCGAGGAAGGACGCCATCGATCTAGCCATCGAGGGGGCGCTGCGGCGGATCCAACGGCGTGTGCGGGCGATGCAACAGGGGAAGGATGCGCTCCTCTTGGTGGGCGACAATGAAGAGGAGTGGGATGAGTGACGTGGATTTTGCTTTTGGCCACGTTTCTATATGGTGTAGGGTCCACTGCAGTTTTGGTTGATGTCAATTTCAACATTAATTGTATATTTTATAGGGAAATTTAAGTGTTAATAGAAAGAAATGGATGTGTTATCCACTCGATTTGGAATCTATGATATAGAGGATTGaattgatttgatttaaataataatattttaaatgtggattttttttcccttaaatagcgaatagattctaaacttgatcgTTCGAGGGTTATTCAACTCTCAGAGGATTTCTACTTCGCTCAAGTCTTCCGATGAGTTGGGATATAATCATTTTGCTTTTTTATTCTCTAACACTATAATATTCAAAATACAGCCACATCAAATCAATTTCTTAATTTAGCGATCAAAATttactataaaaatatatatattattgttacCTGATGTCAACAATCGTGGATGGATCGACACGATTCGATTATATCTCGAGGAGGCACAGAGTTGTAGCTGTTTAAATGGCCCTCGCGACGACTAGACGAGGGGGTTATTGTTGGGGATGTATTGGTTGAGATGGCTTGGAGCTTAGGCCGGTTCTAGTCTTCTCGGGGATCTTGCACAAAAGGTTAATATCGAGGGACTTTCTCGACTCAACCCCTCGGATGTGAGAGTCTGGTCCTTGTTCAAGCatcaaaaatcaatttttataCTTATGGAGTCGATAGAAGGGGGCTACGATCGGTAAGGATTGCCCGCACCTCGTGTGGTGTGAGTCTGGGCTCCTGTAGCATAGTATCGATCCATGTAATCCTATGCCATGCAGAGCTAGCAAGGTATAACCGGAAGAGTGCTACCCATCATCTTGACCATTTTCTGTTGTATCAGATGGGAGTCGAGCCTATCTTCCATGTTGACTCTATGGCGGTTACCAATTGACAACATGTGGTCGGTGCCAGAATATTCTCTATCATATATTAATTTATCTTTAGTGAATTCTTATTGCATTAAAATCAATTTTAAATAAGTAATTATGCCATCAAAAATTGACTTTTCActtgtctaacattttgttcctattGTTGTTTTATCGAAAAGTAAAGGAATGATAAGTtgcttttaattttaaaataatattttgctgCTAAGTCATCCGACACACGCCGCCAAATCCTAATGACATAAATCTCTTCATCATTTTTCTTGAAATCAAGTTTTTTTCTGACGAAATCATCCAATAAATAAGTACAAAATGAAGCCCTTTCCAATTTTCCAATCAGCAACTTCTCAAGTTCTTGGTGTTAGCAAAGGCCCAACTTCATCAGGTCTCAGAATGTCCAGCATCATCTGGCCCATTCCatataattatcttaataaaataattttttaagaaaGTCATATTAATCATATGCCCAGCTGACATTATCGTATCCGgattgtctatatatatatatatatatataatgaataaatTATAGTAAATATAATGTAGATATCAACTATAAGATCTGATATTTCAGATGGCATATTCCTGTGGCTGGGCTGAAGACAAGCCGGGAAAGGCTCATGCAAAGCAGTAGCCCACCCTTTCTTTTCCTCCGTGGGACCCATCAAGCAGTCTTACATGCACGCTTTTGGCTTCTTTTCCATCTTCGTCCGCCCTCCTACGTTCGTCCCGCTTTGACCactaccttctcctcctcctctcctcctcctcgtgtTCCCACCCAACCGCTGCTACGAAGCCCCCCCCACCCTCCCAGAGCAGAGCAGACACCagagaggaggacgaggaggcggGCGCAAAGCCTGACCCGCCCCTTCCTCTTTTTCGAATTAAAGCTGCCGCTGCGACTCTCTCGTCAAACAACGACAGTGGATCATCAAAACTTTGTCTTCATCCCACAAGTTGATTCCGAGTAAAACAAGAAACGCACAAGTCCTTTTGATTTCAACGATGCAAATGCAAACAAAacccgaggagagagagagagagatgttggcTCCGAAGTCGAACATGAATTTGACCCATGGATTGGTTTACAAAATCGGGTCAAAGATTTCACCTTCCTTCCGCAATTTCCCTCCTTGTTTGGAAATTAGAACAACGGAGCTCGGACGGGCACCCCTTTCTTCCGCCGGCTCGCCATCTCCGGCAAGGCAGCCCGGTCCCCACCGCGGCGGCCGGAGCCGGAGCCGGCGCCGGTCCGCTTCTTCCTCCGGGACGCGGCCTCGGTCCCCGCGGCGACcggcgtcgccgccgccgcccctcCGCCACTGGAAGCCGAGGAGGTCGCGGAGGCGGACTCGAGGATGGAGTCGGGCGTCAGCTGCCCCTCGTCCAGCTCGCACGATAGCGGCAGGTACTCGCACTCACGCAGCTCCTTCCACAGCCCGCCCTCGCTCCGCAGCAGCTCCTTCACCTGTTCTCCATTAATTAACAGCCACAACAAACAAATTAAAGATCTCATTTCGATTACGCGTGCATGGTTTCCAATCTCACGATACCTTGCAGGAGAGGGAGCAGAAGAAGTAGGGGTCTTGGAGCGGGCGGTAGCAGGAGAGGCAGGCGTTTCCGGAGCCCCGGAACGGGCGGCTCGGCGGCCGCTCGTTCAGGAACACCACCTTCGCGCTGTTCGTGGTGTACGACTGCGAAGGCCAAAAACAACAACTCGGTCGATCGATAGAACAGCAGAATTGAATCTCGTCAACACAAGTCTCTTCTTTGTGGACGTCCAAAAAAGAGCAAAATTGCATCTTTTTCGTTAATTTTGTTGGGTTTCGATTTACCTGGACGGAAGAACAGTCGATTAAT belongs to Musa acuminata AAA Group cultivar baxijiao chromosome BXJ1-11, Cavendish_Baxijiao_AAA, whole genome shotgun sequence and includes:
- the LOC135596548 gene encoding probable xyloglucan galactosyltransferase GT19, with product MAIPSVSLAILLLALRFLLAWDPRATTVTAIRSGGLPQKAGAAGSGASDRPECNGRRIYIRELPSRFNTDLLATCDDFPILFEIREQPEKSIIPFLANHGLGPRTHNRSRSWYRTEPLFLELFFHRRMLEYPCLTADPVAADAIFVPYYTGLAALPFLYSPAQWNFSALHGRDLAKWLIRRDRSAIWSRFGGHDHFLAVAGFASDFDNDPAQTPLWGTAFLGLPEFYNLTVFTFESRAWSLQEHAVPPPTSFHPANLARLDAWLARARRSRRSTLMLFAGGAAPGSGRPNVVSSIHAECELRHDLCELVDCSGGVCIHDPARFMRPMLRARFCLQPPGETPTRRSTFDGILAGCIPVFFEEASAASQFGWHLPRRRYDEFSVLIPKEEVMFGGQRIADVLEAIPPARERRMREAVLELAPGVMYRRHGSSAALRARKDAIDLAIEGALRRIQRRVRAMQQGKDALLLVGDNEEEWDE
- the LOC103970369 gene encoding protein RGF1 INDUCIBLE TRANSCRIPTION FACTOR 1-like, encoding MVGYSSSMPGWLEAMLGEKFFNPCMIHETSKKNEKNIFCLDCCSSFCPQCLPPHRPHRLLQVRRYVYHDVVRVDDLEKLIDCSSVQSYTTNSAKVVFLNERPPSRPFRGSGNACLSCYRPLQDPYFFCSLSCKVKELLRSEGGLWKELRECEYLPLSCELDEGQLTPDSILESASATSSASSGGGAAAATPVAAGTEAASRRKKRTGAGSGSGRRGGDRAALPEMASRRKKGVPVRAPLF